From one Streptomyces sp. SCSIO 30461 genomic stretch:
- a CDS encoding acyl-CoA dehydrogenase family protein, with protein MKTVGERSDALERSFGPLDDPANPLGGAAFVAADAAGEVPPAAETVLDHYGLNEEFVPAAQGGRLRRMDELGRVLRPVFRRDASLGFGYGLNCFFAATPVWTAGSEQHRELAAGLLLGGDRIAVARHGVAHGNDFVRDEFTAQREPGGGLLLSGSKTGIANASRARGLVVFARTGPPGQARSHTVLLLDREALPPGRVTDLGRRATTGMRSAEFGGLAIEDCRVPDSALVGGLGDGYELSLRSSLVIRGLIPSIVLSGVDTALRTVAAFAVRPRSDGRSSLDVQHVRDVLTGAFLDLLLIDCLALVATRALHLLPRQMSVYAAAAAYLAPKLMAEAMDEMSAVLGEATFAEEGAYAMFQKQLRDLPVTSLGHAGSAGRQVSILPQLPFFAQHAWFADPEPPPGLFRLHEDLPPLDLAQPALLGDADPLAATLVASTDLFESVPLPRQGRDGGVLRFLSRAFAIELDDLRKAFADVPQGDRRALASPHSLGLADRYTLVLAAAACLGVWREQQSAGAEADRFLADTAWPAAALYRLCRRLGLALPDRPTAAEQRVLAEVLARLHGRRSYDLYASSLA; from the coding sequence ATGAAGACCGTGGGGGAGCGCTCCGACGCGCTGGAGCGGTCCTTCGGGCCGCTTGACGACCCCGCCAACCCGCTCGGCGGCGCTGCGTTCGTCGCCGCCGACGCAGCCGGCGAGGTGCCGCCCGCCGCCGAGACCGTACTCGACCACTACGGTCTGAACGAGGAGTTCGTACCCGCCGCGCAGGGCGGCCGACTGCGGCGGATGGATGAACTGGGCCGGGTGCTGCGCCCCGTCTTCCGGCGCGATGCCTCACTCGGCTTCGGCTACGGGCTGAACTGCTTCTTCGCCGCCACCCCGGTCTGGACCGCGGGCAGCGAGCAGCACCGCGAGCTCGCGGCGGGTCTGCTGCTCGGCGGGGACCGGATCGCCGTCGCCCGACATGGTGTGGCCCACGGCAACGACTTCGTGCGGGACGAGTTCACCGCGCAGCGTGAACCGGGCGGCGGGCTGTTGCTCAGCGGTAGCAAGACCGGCATCGCCAATGCCTCGCGCGCCCGCGGCCTGGTGGTCTTCGCCCGCACCGGACCACCGGGGCAGGCCCGCAGCCACACCGTGCTGCTCTTGGACCGGGAGGCCCTACCACCGGGCCGGGTCACCGACCTGGGTCGGCGGGCCACCACCGGGATGCGCAGTGCCGAGTTCGGCGGACTGGCCATCGAGGACTGCCGCGTCCCGGATTCCGCCCTGGTCGGCGGGCTCGGCGACGGCTATGAGCTGTCGCTCCGCTCGTCCCTGGTCATCCGGGGCCTGATCCCGTCGATCGTGCTCTCGGGCGTCGACACGGCGCTGCGCACGGTGGCGGCGTTCGCCGTGCGCCCCAGGAGCGACGGGCGCTCGTCGCTCGATGTGCAGCATGTACGGGACGTACTCACCGGAGCGTTCCTCGATCTGCTGCTGATCGACTGCCTCGCGCTGGTGGCCACTCGGGCGCTGCATCTGCTGCCCCGGCAGATGAGTGTGTACGCGGCGGCGGCCGCCTACCTGGCGCCCAAGCTGATGGCGGAAGCCATGGACGAGATGTCCGCCGTGCTCGGCGAGGCGACCTTCGCCGAAGAAGGCGCGTACGCCATGTTCCAGAAGCAGCTCAGGGACCTGCCGGTCACCTCACTCGGCCATGCGGGCAGCGCGGGACGGCAGGTCAGCATCCTGCCGCAGCTGCCGTTCTTCGCCCAGCACGCCTGGTTCGCCGACCCGGAGCCGCCGCCCGGGCTGTTCCGGCTGCACGAGGACCTGCCGCCGCTCGATCTGGCGCAGCCGGCGTTGCTCGGCGACGCCGATCCGCTGGCGGCGACCCTGGTGGCGAGCACCGACCTGTTCGAGTCGGTCCCGCTGCCCAGGCAGGGCAGGGACGGCGGAGTGCTCCGCTTTCTCAGCCGCGCCTTCGCCATCGAACTGGACGATCTGCGCAAGGCGTTCGCCGATGTGCCGCAGGGCGACCGCCGGGCGCTGGCCAGCCCCCACAGCCTCGGGCTCGCCGACCGCTACACGCTGGTGCTCGCCGCTGCGGCCTGCCTGGGGGTGTGGCGTGAGCAGCAGTCCGCCGGTGCCGAAGCGGACCGCTTCCTCGCGGACACGGCGTGGCCGGCGGCCGCGCTGTACCGGTTGTGCCGCCGACTCGGCCTGGCGCTGCCCGACCGGCCGACTGCGGCGGAGCAGCGGGTGCTCGCGGAGGTGCTCGCCCGGCTGCACGGCCGCCGCAGCTACGACCTGTACGCGTCCTCGCTTGCCTGA
- a CDS encoding fatty acyl-AMP ligase, protein MTGQRTFIDTFETVATEAPERDALVLLTEDDGRLRPQSVTYGELSHQAKALGARLRAHTSPGDRVLIPQSSRRLFAASFLACLHARLVAVPVPPPGSRGHHDERIAGVVKDAAVSCVLTESRHAPEVSQLLARTGFGAVTCLLADTPAGAATSTGQSPAGTAAQPGPALPPPGPDEIAYLQYTSGSTREPRGVMVTHRNLAANQEAIRLALGTDAGSRFGGWLPLYHDMGLVGQLLHPLWLGATTVMLSPQTFVKKPFHWLDTVSRYGLTVSGAPDFAYELCLRRINDIQLAALDLTRWRHAVNGGEPVYPGTLEAFAERFAPAGLEPDALTPAYGLAEATLMVSGAGTPASGAVPSGARNPFAPCGAPASSEVRIVDPVSRKELPDGRIGEIWVRGDSVAPGYWGRPTETAEVFDARLAGSGWGADGSGADGTGGSATGGSRAGGGGFLRTGDLGLMEAGILHVTGRIKDVIVVAGRNLYPQDLERTVQQVSGLFGPATAFAVPGARERVVVVQELRARSQYDIDLDSLAATVEARIGEEHEVRTGGLLFVRPGTVRRTTSGKVERAAMRRMFLRGELSPLHQRVDREIEQLLASGTSGAGS, encoded by the coding sequence GTGACCGGTCAGCGGACCTTCATCGACACGTTCGAGACCGTGGCGACCGAGGCCCCGGAGCGGGACGCACTGGTCCTGCTGACGGAGGACGACGGACGGCTGCGGCCGCAGAGCGTGACCTACGGAGAACTCAGCCACCAGGCGAAGGCGCTGGGCGCTCGGCTGCGCGCGCATACCTCACCCGGTGACCGGGTGCTCATTCCGCAGTCGTCGAGGCGGCTGTTCGCCGCCTCCTTCCTGGCCTGCCTCCATGCCCGGCTGGTGGCGGTCCCGGTACCGCCACCTGGCAGCAGGGGCCACCACGACGAGCGGATCGCCGGGGTGGTCAAGGACGCGGCGGTGAGCTGTGTGCTCACCGAGAGCAGGCATGCGCCCGAGGTCTCCCAACTGCTGGCCAGGACCGGATTCGGCGCGGTGACCTGCCTCCTCGCGGACACCCCGGCGGGTGCCGCCACGAGCACCGGCCAGTCTCCGGCCGGCACGGCGGCACAGCCCGGACCGGCACTTCCCCCTCCCGGCCCGGACGAGATCGCGTACCTCCAGTACACCTCGGGTTCCACCCGTGAGCCCCGCGGAGTGATGGTCACCCACCGCAATCTCGCCGCCAACCAGGAGGCCATCCGGCTCGCTCTGGGCACTGACGCCGGCTCGCGGTTCGGCGGCTGGCTGCCGCTGTACCACGACATGGGCCTCGTCGGTCAGCTGCTGCACCCGCTGTGGCTGGGAGCGACGACGGTGATGCTGTCTCCGCAGACGTTCGTCAAGAAGCCGTTCCACTGGCTCGACACCGTGTCCCGCTACGGACTCACCGTCAGCGGCGCCCCCGACTTCGCCTACGAGCTGTGCCTGCGCAGGATCAACGACATCCAGCTCGCCGCACTCGACCTCACCCGCTGGCGGCACGCCGTCAACGGGGGAGAGCCCGTGTACCCGGGCACCCTCGAAGCCTTCGCCGAACGCTTCGCCCCCGCCGGTCTCGAGCCGGACGCCCTGACCCCCGCCTACGGGCTGGCGGAGGCCACGCTGATGGTCTCGGGCGCCGGTACACCGGCGTCCGGTGCCGTCCCGTCGGGCGCCCGCAACCCGTTCGCGCCCTGCGGAGCGCCCGCGTCCTCCGAGGTCAGGATCGTCGACCCGGTCAGCCGCAAGGAACTCCCCGACGGGCGGATCGGCGAGATCTGGGTACGCGGAGACAGCGTCGCCCCCGGCTACTGGGGCCGCCCCACCGAGACCGCGGAGGTCTTCGACGCCCGGCTCGCGGGCAGCGGATGGGGTGCCGACGGGAGCGGCGCCGATGGCACCGGCGGCAGCGCGACGGGAGGCAGCCGCGCCGGTGGCGGTGGATTCCTGCGCACCGGCGACCTCGGATTGATGGAGGCCGGGATCCTCCATGTCACCGGCCGGATCAAGGACGTGATCGTGGTCGCCGGACGCAACCTCTACCCGCAGGACCTGGAACGCACCGTCCAGCAGGTCAGCGGCCTGTTCGGCCCGGCCACCGCGTTCGCCGTCCCCGGCGCCCGCGAACGGGTCGTCGTCGTACAGGAGCTGCGCGCCCGCAGCCAGTACGACATCGACCTCGACTCGCTGGCTGCCACCGTGGAGGCCAGGATCGGCGAGGAGCACGAAGTGCGCACCGGAGGGCTGCTCTTCGTCCGCCCCGGCACCGTACGCCGCACCACCAGCGGAAAGGTGGAACGCGCCGCGATGCGAAGGATGTTCCTGCGCGGTGAGCTCAGCCCGCTGCACCAGCGCGTCGACCGCGAGATCGAGCAGTTGCTGGCGTCCGGGACGTCCGGGGCAGGCTCATGA
- a CDS encoding acyl-CoA carboxylase subunit epsilon, translating into MAEETGITVLRGLPDAAELAAVTTVLLAVLRERARQADPPDGANPPVVYADWSVKGTGGQVPAAWSARQTRRKGGLR; encoded by the coding sequence ATGGCAGAAGAGACAGGAATCACCGTGCTGCGCGGCCTGCCGGACGCGGCGGAACTCGCTGCCGTGACCACCGTGCTGCTGGCGGTGCTGCGCGAGAGGGCGCGGCAGGCGGACCCACCGGATGGAGCGAACCCACCGGTCGTGTACGCCGACTGGAGCGTCAAAGGCACCGGTGGACAGGTCCCGGCGGCCTGGTCCGCCCGGCAGACCCGACGGAAGGGGGGACTGCGGTGA
- a CDS encoding aromatase/cyclase yields MATVTPDTSAPHVTEHAVTVSAPASAVYDLIADVSAWPQVFGPTVHVEVIEEAPETGGEQLLRIWAIANEQVRTWTSRRVLDPEARSITFRQVVPAAPVASMGGAWRLEPVDDGTTRVVLLHDYRAVGDDPAAEELIEQAVDRNSRAELAALKNAAELGEARDELHFTFSDSETIAGAAGDVYAFLDRADLWPERLPHVARLDLTEDEPGIQHMDMDTRSLDGSLHNTTSVRVCFEDRRMIVYKQLRVPVAMSGHTGRWVIESLGDGTVRATSWHTVTLDPEGVRSALGPDATLAEARALVRKALGTNSGTTLRHAKQFAEDTRAGT; encoded by the coding sequence GTGGCGACCGTTACGCCCGACACGTCGGCACCGCATGTCACCGAGCACGCCGTCACCGTCTCCGCGCCCGCTTCCGCCGTCTACGACCTGATCGCGGATGTCTCCGCCTGGCCGCAGGTCTTCGGACCCACCGTCCACGTCGAGGTGATCGAGGAGGCACCCGAGACCGGCGGTGAGCAACTGCTGAGGATCTGGGCCATCGCCAACGAGCAGGTCCGCACCTGGACCTCGCGGCGCGTCCTCGACCCGGAGGCCCGCAGCATCACCTTCCGCCAGGTCGTCCCGGCGGCGCCGGTGGCCTCCATGGGGGGCGCCTGGCGCCTGGAGCCAGTGGACGACGGCACCACCCGGGTGGTGCTGCTGCACGACTACCGCGCCGTAGGCGACGACCCCGCCGCTGAGGAGCTGATCGAGCAGGCCGTCGACCGCAACAGCCGCGCCGAACTCGCCGCGCTCAAGAACGCCGCCGAGCTCGGCGAGGCCCGCGACGAACTCCACTTCACCTTCAGCGACTCGGAGACCATCGCGGGTGCGGCCGGCGACGTCTACGCCTTCCTCGACCGGGCCGACCTGTGGCCGGAGCGGCTGCCGCACGTGGCAAGGCTCGACCTCACCGAGGACGAGCCGGGAATCCAGCACATGGACATGGACACCCGTAGCCTGGACGGATCCCTGCACAACACCACCTCCGTCCGGGTCTGCTTCGAAGACCGCAGGATGATCGTCTACAAGCAGCTCCGGGTGCCCGTAGCCATGAGCGGGCACACCGGCCGCTGGGTGATCGAGTCTCTCGGCGACGGCACGGTCAGGGCCACCTCCTGGCACACCGTGACCCTGGACCCCGAAGGCGTGCGCAGCGCGCTCGGCCCGGACGCCACCCTTGCCGAGGCCCGCGCGCTGGTCCGCAAGGCGCTCGGCACCAACAGCGGCACCACCCTGCGCCACGCCAAGCAGTTCGCGGAGGACACGCGTGCCGGTACGTGA
- a CDS encoding ketoacyl-ACP synthase III family protein, with protein sequence MRVEDIYIRGTSVRLPSVATVADAVAQGACPPKVASATGMVSVAYSPDDSAAEMAAAAARTAVERAGCAPEDIDLLLHADTYHQGQDLWPVASYIQREALGNSCPALEIRQMSNGGLAAIDLATAYLRAGHGSCEALLTTADRFCEPGIDRWRTDPGTPYADGATALVLSRRGGFGRMLSLSLLADPDLEPLHRGDEPFTRAPFGHRMPVDFDEAKRAFIGRVGMSYAITRAHNGQQTVIKQALADAGMELADARWVILPHFGRRRLQSIYYQPFGIDPDRTTWDWSRTVGHLGAGDQFASLDHLVVSGRARPGDRCVLISVGAGYSWGCAVLEITGQPAWADGDQAGDR encoded by the coding sequence GTGCGTGTGGAAGACATCTACATACGGGGGACGTCCGTACGGCTCCCCAGCGTGGCAACCGTCGCCGACGCCGTCGCCCAGGGCGCCTGCCCACCCAAGGTGGCCTCCGCCACCGGAATGGTGTCCGTGGCGTACTCGCCCGACGATTCCGCCGCCGAGATGGCCGCCGCCGCGGCCCGTACGGCGGTGGAACGCGCCGGCTGCGCCCCCGAGGACATCGATTTGCTACTGCACGCCGACACGTACCACCAGGGCCAGGATCTGTGGCCGGTCGCCTCGTACATCCAGCGCGAGGCGCTCGGCAACTCCTGCCCGGCCCTGGAGATCCGGCAGATGTCCAACGGCGGACTGGCGGCGATCGACCTGGCCACCGCCTACCTCCGCGCGGGACACGGCAGTTGCGAGGCACTGCTGACCACCGCCGACCGCTTCTGCGAACCGGGCATCGACCGTTGGCGTACCGACCCCGGCACTCCCTACGCCGACGGGGCCACCGCGCTGGTGCTCTCCCGCCGCGGCGGCTTCGGGCGGATGCTCTCGCTCTCGCTGCTCGCCGATCCCGACCTCGAACCCCTGCACAGGGGCGACGAGCCCTTCACCCGTGCTCCGTTCGGCCACCGGATGCCCGTCGACTTCGACGAGGCCAAACGCGCCTTCATCGGCCGGGTCGGCATGTCGTACGCCATCACCCGTGCCCACAACGGCCAGCAGACCGTCATCAAGCAGGCGCTGGCCGACGCCGGGATGGAACTGGCCGACGCACGCTGGGTGATCCTGCCCCACTTCGGTCGCCGCAGGCTCCAATCCATCTACTACCAGCCATTCGGCATCGACCCCGATCGCACCACCTGGGACTGGAGCCGTACCGTCGGACACCTCGGCGCGGGCGACCAGTTCGCGAGCCTGGACCACCTCGTGGTGTCCGGGCGGGCCAGGCCCGGGGACCGCTGCGTCCTGATCAGCGTCGGCGCCGGATACAGCTGGGGCTGCGCCGTCCTGGAGATCACCGGGCAGCCCGCCTGGGCCGACGGGGACCAGGCGGGCGACCGCTGA
- the cimA gene encoding citramalate synthase, with product MAEESLQLYDTTLRDGSQQEGMVLTVDEKLAVARHLDAIGVGFIEGGWPGAVPRDTEFFHRAQTELQLENAQLVAFGATRRAGVPVSLDPQVRALLSAGTPAITLVGKSHTGHVQRALRTTLAENLAMIGSTVRHLVHAGRRVFLDAEHYFDGYRLNHDYALAVVRTAAEAGAEAVVLCDTNGGSLPDEIAGIVTETIALTGVPVGIHCHDDTGCAVANTMAAVDAGATHIQGTAHGYGERCGNANLFTVIGNLVLKKQHKAVDPELLTGMTATAAAITELTGLPSRPSAPYVGASAFTHKAGLHASALRIDPDLYQHIDPAGVGNAMRTLVSDMGGRSSVELKARELGYDVAAGSDEVARAAARIKELESDGYSFESADASFELLLREELAGSAAEPPFQVDSWQVSVARERGREVRTEAAVRLRIDGVPLAATGHGNGPVNALDRALHQALDPFFPQLARLELVDYRVRVLTGETGSGARARVLISYRDGERRWGTVGVDQNTVTASWRALLDAVHYVLLDDVRPAGGMVPLTAVRAG from the coding sequence ATGGCCGAGGAGAGCCTTCAGCTCTACGACACGACCCTGCGCGACGGCAGTCAGCAGGAAGGCATGGTCCTGACGGTCGATGAGAAGCTCGCCGTCGCCCGCCACCTGGACGCCATCGGCGTGGGCTTCATCGAGGGAGGCTGGCCCGGGGCCGTGCCCAGGGACACGGAGTTCTTCCACCGGGCCCAGACCGAACTCCAGCTCGAAAACGCTCAACTGGTGGCCTTCGGCGCCACCCGCCGTGCCGGGGTCCCGGTCTCCCTCGACCCCCAGGTGCGCGCCCTGCTGTCGGCCGGCACACCGGCGATCACCCTCGTCGGCAAGAGCCACACCGGCCATGTGCAGAGGGCCCTGCGCACCACCCTCGCAGAGAACCTCGCCATGATCGGCAGCACGGTCCGCCACCTGGTGCACGCCGGCCGCCGGGTCTTCCTCGACGCCGAGCACTACTTCGACGGCTACCGCCTCAACCACGACTACGCACTCGCCGTGGTGCGCACTGCCGCCGAAGCCGGGGCCGAGGCCGTGGTGCTGTGCGACACCAACGGCGGATCCCTGCCCGACGAGATCGCCGGGATAGTCACCGAGACCATCGCGCTGACCGGCGTCCCCGTCGGCATCCACTGCCACGACGACACCGGCTGCGCGGTCGCCAACACCATGGCGGCCGTGGACGCGGGAGCGACGCACATCCAGGGCACCGCGCACGGCTACGGCGAACGCTGCGGAAACGCGAACCTGTTCACCGTCATCGGCAACCTCGTCCTGAAGAAGCAGCACAAGGCGGTGGACCCGGAGCTACTCACCGGTATGACCGCCACCGCGGCTGCCATCACCGAGCTCACCGGCCTGCCCTCCCGCCCGTCCGCTCCCTACGTCGGTGCCTCCGCGTTCACCCACAAGGCGGGTCTGCACGCGTCGGCCCTGCGGATAGACCCCGACCTGTACCAGCACATCGACCCGGCCGGGGTCGGCAACGCCATGCGCACCCTGGTCTCCGACATGGGCGGCCGGTCGTCCGTCGAACTCAAGGCACGGGAGTTGGGCTACGACGTGGCAGCGGGCTCCGACGAAGTGGCCCGTGCCGCCGCCAGGATCAAGGAACTGGAAAGCGACGGGTACAGCTTCGAGTCCGCCGACGCCTCCTTCGAGCTGCTGCTGCGCGAGGAACTGGCGGGCAGCGCCGCCGAACCGCCGTTCCAGGTCGACTCGTGGCAGGTGTCCGTCGCACGCGAGCGCGGCCGTGAGGTACGCACCGAAGCGGCCGTGAGGCTGCGTATCGACGGCGTCCCGCTGGCCGCCACCGGGCACGGCAACGGTCCGGTCAACGCCTTGGACCGAGCCTTGCACCAGGCGCTCGACCCGTTCTTCCCGCAGCTCGCCCGGCTGGAGCTGGTGGACTACCGGGTACGGGTGCTGACCGGCGAGACCGGCAGCGGCGCCCGGGCCCGGGTGCTGATCTCCTACCGCGACGGCGAACGCCGCTGGGGGACCGTCGGCGTGGACCAGAACACGGTCACGGCGAGCTGGCGTGCCCTGCTCGACGCCGTCCACTACGTGCTCCTCGACGACGTACGCCCCGCCGGCGGAATGGTGCCGCTCACCGCCGTCCGAGCGGGCTGA
- a CDS encoding CaiB/BaiF CoA-transferase family protein — protein MLITHRANGQSERRRTGGPLSGLRVIELAGIGPAPFACMLLADMGADVVRVDRADGQRPFGGWHRYLDRGRRSLAIDLKDPRGAETVLRLAERGDVLVEGFRPGVTERLGIGPEQCARRNPALVYARMTGWGQDGPLAQTPGHDINYIALSGALDAIGPADGPPVPPVNLLGDFAGGALYLVTGILAAVHASRSSGRGQVVDTAITDGTASLLGMLLAMADAGEWGQGRGGNLLDGGAPYYAVYRCADGRYVAVGALEERFYRALLDGLGLGGRPLPERTDRDNWAALRAEFEKRFATRGRDDWAAVFDGTEACVSPVLTAAEAARHPHHLARGTYLRTPDGTQPAPAPRFSGTPATLPPSAPRPGAHTRDVLAECGWTPAEVDELLRTGAAAGDSDGADGTGHRPPLQAFPRTAPDGGPTEAVG, from the coding sequence ATGCTGATCACGCATCGTGCGAACGGGCAGTCCGAGCGGCGGCGGACCGGCGGACCGCTGAGCGGACTGCGCGTCATCGAGCTGGCCGGGATCGGCCCCGCCCCTTTCGCCTGCATGCTGCTCGCCGACATGGGCGCCGACGTCGTCCGCGTCGACCGCGCAGACGGGCAGCGGCCGTTCGGTGGTTGGCACCGGTATCTGGACCGGGGGCGGCGCTCGCTGGCCATCGATCTCAAGGACCCGCGGGGAGCCGAGACCGTCCTACGGCTCGCGGAGCGCGGCGACGTGCTCGTGGAGGGCTTCCGCCCCGGTGTCACCGAGCGCCTGGGCATCGGCCCCGAGCAGTGTGCCCGACGCAATCCGGCGCTGGTGTACGCGCGGATGACGGGCTGGGGTCAGGACGGGCCGCTGGCACAGACCCCGGGCCACGACATCAACTACATCGCGCTCAGCGGGGCGCTGGACGCCATCGGACCGGCCGACGGCCCTCCCGTGCCGCCGGTCAACCTGCTCGGCGACTTCGCGGGCGGCGCCCTGTACCTCGTCACCGGGATCCTCGCCGCCGTCCACGCAAGCCGAAGTTCGGGACGGGGCCAGGTGGTGGACACCGCGATCACCGACGGCACGGCGTCCCTGCTCGGCATGCTGCTCGCAATGGCCGACGCGGGGGAGTGGGGGCAGGGCCGGGGCGGCAACCTGCTGGACGGCGGGGCACCCTACTACGCGGTCTACCGCTGCGCCGACGGACGGTATGTGGCGGTCGGTGCGCTGGAGGAGCGCTTCTACCGGGCGCTGCTCGACGGTCTGGGACTCGGCGGCCGACCGCTTCCCGAGCGGACCGACCGGGACAACTGGGCCGCTCTGCGAGCCGAGTTCGAGAAACGGTTCGCCACACGCGGCCGGGACGACTGGGCCGCCGTCTTCGACGGCACCGAGGCCTGCGTCAGCCCGGTTCTGACCGCCGCGGAAGCCGCGCGGCACCCCCACCACCTGGCCCGCGGCACCTATCTGCGGACGCCCGACGGCACCCAGCCCGCGCCCGCTCCGCGGTTCTCCGGTACCCCCGCCACCCTGCCGCCGTCCGCACCCCGCCCCGGTGCCCACACCAGGGACGTACTCGCAGAGTGCGGATGGACCCCGGCAGAGGTCGACGAGCTGCTGCGCACCGGTGCCGCGGCGGGCGATTCCGACGGAGCGGACGGCACCGGGCATCGACCGCCGCTCCAGGCCTTCCCGAGGACCGCGCCGGACGGTGGCCCGACAGAAGCCGTCGGGTGA
- a CDS encoding SDR family oxidoreductase has translation MTDQPFDGRTVVITGGGTGIGRATALAFAGLGARTVIVTGRRKDRIDATAALDPAIVPVAADVTTDEGAQAVADAVAVAGGSLDVLVHNAGVFRFSPLAALDADAAREVFDINVLGPLVLTHRLLPLLRSPGGSIVLVSSRGGHNPGPGSSVYSASKAALHSFTRSWAAELSGQGIRVNAVAPGFVRTDAYAANGLSPEQVEGLFAGVVHGIPLGKVAEAEDISSWITRLADPSNDLVTGQIITIDGGMDVGGAQS, from the coding sequence ATGACCGACCAGCCGTTCGACGGCCGTACCGTCGTCATCACCGGAGGCGGCACCGGCATCGGCCGCGCGACCGCCCTCGCCTTCGCGGGCCTCGGTGCCCGGACCGTGATCGTCACCGGACGCCGCAAGGACCGCATCGACGCCACCGCCGCACTCGACCCCGCCATTGTGCCGGTGGCCGCCGATGTGACCACCGACGAAGGGGCGCAGGCGGTCGCGGACGCAGTGGCGGTCGCCGGCGGCAGCCTGGACGTCCTGGTGCACAACGCCGGAGTGTTCCGGTTCAGCCCGCTCGCCGCGCTGGACGCGGACGCGGCCCGTGAGGTCTTCGACATCAACGTGCTGGGCCCGTTGGTGCTGACCCACCGACTGCTGCCGCTGCTGCGCTCGCCCGGCGGCAGCATCGTGCTGGTCTCCAGCCGGGGCGGCCACAACCCTGGCCCCGGCAGCTCCGTCTACTCCGCCAGCAAGGCGGCTCTGCACAGCTTCACCAGGAGTTGGGCGGCCGAGTTGTCCGGCCAGGGCATCCGGGTCAACGCGGTCGCCCCCGGATTCGTGCGCACCGACGCGTACGCCGCCAACGGGCTGAGCCCGGAGCAGGTGGAGGGATTGTTCGCCGGTGTCGTACACGGCATCCCGCTCGGCAAGGTGGCCGAGGCCGAGGACATCAGCTCCTGGATCACCCGCCTGGCCGACCCGTCGAACGACCTGGTGACCGGCCAGATCATCACCATCGACGGCGGTATGGACGTCGGCGGGGCCCAGTCATGA